The following are encoded in a window of Artemia franciscana chromosome 5, ASM3288406v1, whole genome shotgun sequence genomic DNA:
- the LOC136026822 gene encoding uncharacterized protein LOC136026822 — protein sequence MKKSALADDSTLGVAAPDESSLILKLQLMTENIYHWFDVNLLALNVKKSSLLIFSRIGKSCPTLKELQTSKGFISLPADRFVRFLGILLDENLSFKRHIESMRLKVSRGLGIIRKLKRVFPFSILRLLYFSLIYPYLCYCSSVWMSTFPSLLTPLHNLQLKSAKVLQSTTRISVELLKIKDVHILHLSFIVFQYFR from the coding sequence atgaagaaATCTGCATTGGCTGACGACAGCACCCTGGGGGTtgcagcacctgatgaatcatcccttatcctcaagctacaattgatgaCAGAAAACATATATCAttggtttgatgtaaatttattagctttgaatgtaaaaaaatcgtctcttcttatattctcccgcataggcaaaagctgccctacaCTGAAAGAGCTTCAAACATCTAAAGGATTCATATCCCTCCCAGCTGACCGGTTTGttcgattccttgggatacttctggatgaaaatctatctttcaagCGGCATAttgagtcaatgagattaaaggtttctcgaggccttggaattattcggaagctgaagcgagtctttcctttctctatccttcgtctgttatacttctctcttatttacccttatttatgttACTGCTCTTCAGTGTGGATGTCTACATTTCCATCTctacttacacctttacataatctccaactgaaatCAGCAAAAGTCCTTCAGTCTACCACCcgtatttctgttgaacttctgaagataAAAGATGTTCACAtattacacctctctttcattgtGTTTCAATATTTCCGTtga
- the LOC136026821 gene encoding uncharacterized protein LOC136026821: protein MLKTLIRKTKITYFSRRFADCGKDIKKTWYVIKEVTQPSASPRKLPKSLNVQNQLFLDKDQVRHQMTKFFAEVGKTTALGVVPSSSSRSWKQLLGPSCAKSMVLESVTEQELIIMISSLNNSSSDFHQIPAKSIKQILPSIITQLCHLINQSFKLGIFPQRLNLARVIALFKGSDREDLGNYRSISLMSVFSRIFENGYAKASAEFPGR from the coding sequence atgcttaaaactctgattcgaaaaactaaaattacatatttttcccgaAGATTTGCGGATTGCGGCAAagatattaagaaaacttggtATGTAATTAAGGAAGTTACGCAACCATCGGCAAGTCCTCGAAAGCTCCCTAAATCACTTAATGTTcagaatcagcttttcttggatAAAGACCAAGTGCGACATCAGATGACAaaattttttgctgaggttGGGAAAACAACGGCGTTAGGTGTGGTTCCTTCTTCAAGTTCTAGATCTTGGAAGCAGCTCCTCGGTCCTTCCTGTGCAAAGTCGATGGTTCTTGAGTCAGTTACGGAGCAGGAACTGATAATAATGATTTCGTCTTTAAATAATTCTTCATCTGATTTCCACCAAATTCCTGCCAAATCAATTAAACAGATTCTTCCCTCAATTATTACACAACTGTGCCACTTGATTAACCAGTCattcaagctcggaatattcccTCAGCGTCTAAACTTGGCACGAgtgatagcactatttaaaggaaGTGATCGGGAGGACCTGGGGAACTATAGGTCTATATCTCTTATGTCTGTTTTTTCTAGAATATTTGAAAATGGCTATGCTAAAGCGTCTGCTGAGTTTCCTGGACgctaa
- the LOC136026934 gene encoding ankyrin-3-like, protein MKPGDNNPLIFAVINGDIEGLKMIINQGAEIDSKDDFGKTPLHYAIENVEKPIDDRAEAKNTIMTEIVRMLLDIGARVDATTRFGKTPLHCATENESITMTKIVNMLLDNGAGIDAISRNGETPLHCAIKSKNIIITELLLRHGANVNAKDNDDLSLLHVAVSTGCLQIVKTILENDARVDAKNRNGETPLHCALKTENESITMTKIVNMLLDNGTAIDVIDRHGAIPLHYAIENKNITVTELLLRHGANVNARDNNDLSLLHVAVWTGCLQIVDHLLNCGADINAQDKTGRKPIFYSIWNGDLKMTQLLLTRKPDIKDNPHLLNIACQKGCMEIVQALLEHDADINASDSNGLTALHFTALSDFFNDFELPEDGLYNCLKIDPKIEPTVVRCFTLSHYPNEYVFHLTSYKTLTNMVDVFLKHNIKAIHMPSICNPDPNLQFIKGEIAKLLLRNGGNVDAQDINGVTTLHNAIKNEYAKVVEALLEHSPNVNLETKINIAPLHLSAIKGIRELSAIVLGKGADINAKQKDGITALHIASANGHIEVVKLLLECGAEVDSKIEFDNEQCQMSEPLYFEPSDVKLLLYKGFWNFAEVSDITSLHLAARIGSKEICKLLLSNGANVNAKKKDGTTALHIAIRYANVDVVKLLLECGAEVDSQTKNGITPIHLAAQRGDEKVIEILLKFGANINSIDMYGRGVLHFACIRVCDNDMYCEVGCLMVCTMLLNKGANVNAKQKDGTTPLHIAIQSYHITVTELLLESGANVDSKIENGTTALHIAAELGRISSEIIRFLLEFGADINSVDDVGKTALHIACDYTWGGEYVGKEAIPGLVVHIVKLKAASLFVSDQNLFYYNQCFRLHQTTLLLPTTRSTIRSPSWCVRWQEFRDFQDDCEHEIASMKCEKIIHAKLTFYDILVRSQSSLAIHMRNENLVQVLESMDIADKFPVYASMIKNNFREAMERKELLEQESRILYFLFTEATGLPLECSEKILSYLKNEDFRMLIVAFQPLTIRNPNEKEFCRSPKKFCRVH, encoded by the coding sequence atgaaGCCTGGCGATAACAATCCTCTTATTTTTGCCGTTATAAATGGTGATATTGAAGGTTTGAAGATGATTATAAACCAAGGTGCCGAGATAGATAGTAAAGACGACTTTGGTAAGACTCCCCTTCACTATGCTATTGAAAATGTAGAGAAGCCTATTGATGATCGAGCTGAAGCTAAAAATACTATAATGACTGAAATTGTGAGAATGCTTCTAGACATTGGTGCGAGGGTTGATGCTACAACCCGATTTGGTAAGACTCCACTACACTGTGCAACTGAAAATGAGAGTATTACAATGACTAAAATTGTGAATATGCTTCTAGACAATGGTGCTGGGATTGATGCTATAAGCCGAAATGGAGAAACTCCGCTACACTGTGcgattaaaagtaaaaacattataaTAACTGAGTTACTTTTAAGGCACGGAGCTAATGTTAATGCCAAAGATAATGATGATTTAAGTCTACTTCATGTTGCAGTCTCGACGGGTTGTTTACAAATTGTAAAAACGATTCTAGAAAATGATGCAAGGGTTGATGCTAAAAACCGAAATGGTGAAACTCCACTACACTGTgcactgaaaactgaaaatgagaGTATTACAATGACTAAAATTGTGAATATGCTTCTAGACAATGGTACTGCGATTGATGTCATCGACCGACATGGTGCAATTCCACTACACTATgcaattgaaaataagaatattACAGTGACTGAGTTACTATTAAGGCACGGCGCTAATGTTAATGCCAGGGATAATAATGATTTAAGTCTACTTCATGTTGCAGTCTGGACGGGTTGTTTACAAATTGTTGACCATCTTTTAAATTGTGGAGCTGATATTAATGCTCAAGACAAAACCGGAAGAAAACCAATATTCTATTCCATTTGGAATGGCGATTTAAAAATGACCCAGTTACTTTTAACCCGTAAACCTGATATAAAAGACAATCCTCACTTGCTGAATATTGCTTGTCAAAAGGGATGCATGGAAATCGTTCAAGCTCTTTTGGAACATGATGCTGATATTAATGCTAGTGATTCAAATGGGCTAACAGCATTGCATTTTACTGCTTTAAGTGACTTTTTTAATGACTTTGAATTGCCTGAAGATGGTCTGTATAACTGCTTGAAAATAGATCCGAAAATAGAACCAACAGTAGTGCGTTGTTTTACATTGAGTCATTATCCAAATGaatatgtatttcatttaaCTTCTTATAAAACTTTGACGAATATGGTGGacgtttttttaaaacataatattAAAGCTATTCATATGCCTTCAATATGTAATCCTGACCCTAATCTGCAATTTATTAAGGGAGAAATCGCTAAGCTACTGCTACGTAACGGTGGAAATGTAGATGCTCAAGATATAAATGGTGTAACAACACTTCATAATGCcattaaaaatgaatatgcaaaagTTGTAGAAGCTCTATTGGAACATAGTCCAAATGTGAAtctagaaacaaaaataaatattgcacCACTCCATCTTTCCGCTATAAAAGGAATTAGAGAACTTAGCGCTATAGTTCTGGGCAAAGGAGCAGACATAAATGCTAAGCAAAAAGATGGAATCACTGCATTGCATATTGCGTCTGCAAACGGCCACATAGAAGTTGTAAAATTATTGCTAGAATGTGGTGCAGAAGTCGATTCTAAAATTGAGTTTGACAATGAACAATGTCAAATGTCGGAACCTTTATATTTCGAACCTTCAGATGTCAAACTCCTTTTGTATAAAGGATTTTGGAATTTCGCTGAGGTAAGCGATATTACATCACTGCACTTAGCAGCTAGGATAGGAAGtaaagaaatttgcaaattgcTCTTGAGTAATGGAGCTAAtgtaaatgctaaaaaaaaggacGGAACCACTGCGTTACACATTGCAATTCGCTATGCCAACGTGGATGTCGTAAAACTATTGTTGGAATGTGGTGCCGAGGTTGACTCTCAAACTAAAAATGGTATAACACCAATACACTTGGCGGCTCAACGCGGTGACGAGAAGGTTattgaaattcttttgaaatttggtGCTAATATTAACTCTATAGATATGTATGGCCGTGGAGTACTGCACTTCGCTTGTATAAGAGTATGTGATAATGATATGTACTGTGAAGTTGGTTGTCTAATGGTTTGTACAATGCTTTTAAATAAAGGAGCTAATGTAAATGCTAAGCAAAAGGATGGAACAACTCCACTGCACATCGCAATTCAGTCTTATCACATAACTGTTACAGAACTTTTGCTAGAAAGTGGTGCTAACGTTGACTCTAAAATAGAAAATGGAACAACTGCGCTGCACATTGCAGCTGAACTGGGCCGTATTTCTTCTGAGATTATCAGATTCCTTTTGGAATTTGGTGCAGATATTAACTCAGTAGATGATGTCGGTAAAACAGCTCTTCACATTGCTTGTGATTACACTTGGGGGGGTGAATATGTGGGCAAAGAAGCTATCCCAGGTCTTGTAGTCCACATAGTTAAACTGAAAGCAGCGAGTTTGTTTGTAAGCGACCAGAATTTATTTTACTACAATCAATGCTTCAGACTACATCAGACTACGTTACTACTACCGACTACTAGATCGACTATTAGATCTCCAAGTTGGTGTGTAAGATGGCAGGAATTCAGGGATTTTCAGGATGATTGTGAACACGAAATAGCAAGCATGAAGTGTGAGAAGATTATTCATGCTAAACTGACATTTTATGATATTTTGGTAAGAAGTCAAAGCTCATTAGCAATACATATGAGGAATGAAAATTTAGTTCAAGTTTTAGAATCAATGGACATTGCAGACAAATTTCCTGTGTATGCCAGCATgataaaaaacaatttcagaGAGGCAATGGAGAGAAAAGAGTTACTGGAACAAGAGagtagaattttatattttctttttactgaagCTACTGGGTTGCCACTGGAATGTAGCGAAAAAATATTGAGTTATCTGAAAAATGAAGACTTTAGAATGTTAATTGTGGCGTTTCAACCTCTTACAATTCGTAATCCTAACGAAAAGGAGTTCTGTAGGAGTCCTAAGAAGTTCTGTAGAGTGCATTAA